GCAAGACCGTCAGCGTCGGCATCACCCGCATACGACTATTGTCCCGTCGCTTGCCGTTCGTGCTTCGAGTCCATTGCTTCCAGAACCGTAGATCAATCCATCGCTAACCGCGTACGGTGTGAAGGTATCGTTCGACCACAGTTCCGCCCCGTCTTCTGCTTTTAATGCAGTTCCATCGAAGAACACTGTTCCATCGGCGTAACATGGTGAACCACTGATTCCTTCGCTTTTCCAGAGCGTCTCCCCGGTTTCGGAATCGAGCGCGTACGCCGCTTCTTCACTTTCCCTGCCGACGTACACTCGTCCGCTCGCGACGACCGGCCGCGACCAACTTGCCTCTCGTTGCCACTTTCGCTCGCCGGTTTCAGTATCGGGGGCGTGCAACGCATTCACCCGCCGGTCGTTACCCTCACCCACATGGTCTGTGTAGTACAGGGTGCCATCGCTGACAGTAGCCGTTTGGGGGCCGGGAATGCCGTCTTGCTTCCACTTCCGCTCTCCGGTTTCAACGTCGTATGCGGCGACGGAACTCATCATTCCAATAT
The window above is part of the Haladaptatus cibarius D43 genome. Proteins encoded here:
- a CDS encoding outer membrane protein assembly factor BamB family protein, which codes for MPTNDRRTFLKTVGVATGALGLTGTGVVLAQQDDDSEHEDSLRGWTDPGANSGRSYSTTDSGPTPYATSDLMTELDGNEWFEPLVADGTVYVSPLTSVSDIGMMSSVAAYDVETGERKWKQDGIPGPQTATVSDGTLYYTDHVGEGNDRRVNALHAPDTETGERKWQREASWSRPVVASGRVYVGRESEEAAYALDSETGETLWKSEGISGSPCYADGTVFFDGTALKAEDGAELWSNDTFTPYAVSDGLIYGSGSNGLEARTASDGTIVVCG